Proteins encoded by one window of Branchiostoma floridae strain S238N-H82 chromosome 6, Bfl_VNyyK, whole genome shotgun sequence:
- the LOC118417352 gene encoding uncharacterized protein LOC118417352: MSAEKVFYGPVEYGAPPSGERAAGSRVSLAGVFGVVALVTAALALALVLNNMSQQMAKDHEEIMILKASAERDQQEIQSLKMAAERDLEEVASFKMRAEEDRRETLVLMEKIAMLEAPIHDTGSNGPEAVGPGDDPTTESVHKRQKRSLSNLDDILTKISELRNGLPAGSQGAPGEKRTVAVTGGVYIRWGRNRCPNSATTVYSGVAGGTWYGQSGGGTNYLCLPRNPQWGKYQDGFQGYSAWIYGAEYQITADVPFGDRSLHDQNVVCSVCHTYHNSVLMIPARKTCPDGWYLEYDGYLMAEFRDHAGSKEFVCMDKQPQAAQGGHGNQDGALFYPTEAHCGSLPCPAYAQGRELTCVVCVK, translated from the exons atgagTGCAGAGAAGGTGTTCTACGGTCCTGTCGAGTATGGAGCGCCACCTAGCGGTGAGCGCGCCGCCGGTTCCCGGGTGAGTCTGGCGGGAGTGTTCGGGGTGGTCGCGCTCGTCACCGCCGCCCTAGCGCTGGCGCTGGTCCTGAACAACATGAGCCAGCAGATGGCGAAGGATCACGAGGAGATCATGATCCTCAAGGCGAGCGCCGAGCGGGATCAACAAGAGATCCAAAGCCTGAAGATGGCGGCAGAGCGAGATCTCGAAGAGGTTGCGAGCTTCAAAATGAGGGCCGAAGAAGACCGTCGGGAAACACTGGTGCTGATGGAAAAAATCGCCATGCTTGAAGCACCGATCCACGAT ACCGGTTCTAACGGCCCGGAGGCAGTAGGCCCTGGTGACGACCCCACTACTGAGTCTGTGCACAAACGTCAGAAGAGGTCTTTGTCCAATTTGGACGACATTCTGACCAAGATTTCAG AATTGCGAAACGGACTTCCGGCGGGATCCCAG GGTGCACCTGGTGAGAAACGTACTGTGGCAGTCACAG GAGGTGTTTATATCCGTTGGGGAAGGAACCGCTGTCCCAATAGTGCTACTACTGTCTACAGTG GTGTAGCAGGCGGTACTTGGTACGGGCAGTCCGGCGGTGGGACCAACTACCTGTGTCTGCCGAGGAACCCGCAGTGGGGAAAATACCAGGATGGGTTCCAAGGATACTCGGCGTGGATTTACGGCGCTGAGTACCAGATAACGGCCGACGTCCCGTTCGGAGACCGGTCCCTGCACGACCAGAACGTGGTGTGTTCCGTCTGTCACACCTACCACAACAGCGTGCTGATGATCCCCGCCCGCAAAACCTGCCCAGACGGCTGGTACCTCGAGTACGACGGGTACCTGATGGCAGAATTCCGCGACCACGCCGGCTCCAAGGAGTTCGTCTGCATGGATAAGCAGCCTCAAGCGGCACAGGGCGGCCACGGCAACCAGGATGGAGCGCTCTTCTACCCCACGGAAGCCCACTGCGGGTCCCTGCCGTGCCCTGCCTACGCACAGGGGAGGGAGCTCACTTGCGTGGTCTGCGTCAAGTAA
- the LOC118418154 gene encoding uncharacterized protein LOC118418154: protein MNGTMSGTLRRPKSLQALNLPSPTGKKGLVGTSSSTTTITITKDNALGGQKGEKDRKVSMVTVSHYRSYVGWLLGLKDTVTVAYTTPQNLRKSLQDIFCLGVLSGRLDNLYTIIKCVQHQK from the exons ATGAACGGCACCATGAGCGGGACCCTCCGCCGGCCCAAGTCCCTCCAAGCCCTGAACCTCCCCAGCCCCACGGGTAAGAAGGGTCTTGTCGGTACCAGCAGCAGCACAACTACTATCACCATCACCAAGGACAACGCTCTGGGCGGGCAAAAGGGCGAGAAGGACCGCAAG GTTTCCATGGTGACGGTGTCCCACTACCGTTCGTACGTTGGTTGGCTGCTGGGTCTGAAGGACACGGTAACTGTCGCCTACACCACACCACAGAACCTCCGGAAGAGcctacaggacatcttctgTCTCGGTGTCCTGTCCGGCAGGTTAGACAATCTGTATACTATCATAAAGTGTGTACAACACCAGAAATGA
- the LOC118417354 gene encoding tripartite motif-containing 13-like, with product MAYAAEILEEGLWCEICHETFRRPKSLPCGHTFCEECLTELAGSLRDLCCPLCRRDVSLPVDGVAGLPTDYRLAKMSEKFSEVTADQGQCVTQRCDYHPYEHLKYFCKTKACGVPICGQCIEDSHGGHSIVVVKQAVEKRMKKVNSLLKETKGQIDKHRERLLEIQQLKDKIKDAKRQSKETILESYAERVRLLVEDKDKLLSDVKQSYQDVLKDLNAEKTAVQQQMTRLEEVVKDVEQTKTKDAVKFLRRDLEPNGLRDKLKETKVDLPFPPLEYRATLSFSPQKIKKEQLVNGELVPEVFTSGRQTLATRLSDTVRQRFRGVRDTWDRAPWRSISVPNLRP from the coding sequence ATGGCATACGCAGCGGAGATTCTGGAAGAAGGCCTGTGGTGTGAGATCTGTCATGAAACTTtccggcgcccaaaatcactaCCCTGCGGCCATACGTTCTGCGAGGAGTGTCTTACAGAGTTGGCAGGAAGCTTAAGAGACCTTTGCTGCCCTCTCTGCCGCCGTGATGTGTCGTTGCCCGTTGACGGTGTTGCAGGCCTGCCGACTGACTACCGACTCGCAAAGATGAGTGAGAAATTCTCAGAAGTAACAGCTGACCAGGGACAATGTGTCACACAGCGCTGTGACTACCACCCTTACGAGCATCTTAAGTACTTCTGTAAGACTAAGGCTTGTGGCGTCCCTATATGTGGGCAGTGTATTGAAGATTCTCACGGCGGGCATAGCATTGTTGTAGTGAAGCAGGCAGTTGAGAAGCGGATGAAGAAGGTCAATTCATTGCTGAAGGAGACGAAGGGACAAATAGACAAACATCGCGAGCGCCTGCTGGAAATACAACAACTTAAGGACAAGATCAAAGACGCCAAGCGTCAGAGCAAGGAGACCATTCTGGAATCGTATGCAGAAAGGGTGAGGCTACTCGTCGAAGACAAGGACAAGCTTCTTAGCGACGTTAAGCAAAGTTATCAAGACGTCTTGAAGGACTTAAACGCGGAGAAAACCGCAGTGCAACAACAGATGACAAGACTGGAAGAAGTCGTCAAAGATGTCGAGCAGACCAAAACAAAAGATGCGGTCAAGTTTCTCCGTCGTGATCTTGAGCCAAACGGACTTCGAGATAAACTGAAAGAAACCAAAGTAGACCTGCCCTTTCCTCCTTTGGAATACAGGGCCACCCTCAGCTTTAGTCCACAAAAGATCAAGAAGGAGCAACTGGTTAACGGAGAGTTGGTGCCAGAGGTCTTCACCAGTGGTAGGCAGACTTTAGCTACGCGTCTTTCTGACACCGTCCGACAAAGATTTCGCGGAGTTAGGGACACATGGGACAGGGCCCCCTGGCGTTCCATTTCCGTTCCCAACTTGAGGCCATGA
- the LOC118417355 gene encoding tripartite motif-containing protein 59-like, with translation MASATEKILEEGLCCGICHETFRRPKSLPCGHTFCEECLTELATSFRDICCPMCRREVPLPTDGVAGLPTDYRLAEMSKKFSEVTVEQDIIQRCEYHPSEHLRYFCKTSKCDVPICGQCIGDSHSGHSIVSLKQAVEKRMEKVNPLLEEKKRQIEEHVEYLKEIQQLENTITDVKFQSEKNIQDSYAERAKLLAEDKDRLLSDVQKSYQDAMKDISTKTTAVQQQIKTLEDVVEDVEQIKEKHPIKFLRNEPDELREKLEEIKVVPLLSPLEVMATIFHPHKIEKEQLVNGELVSEVFTSRRQTFATRLSNTCKWAGLLTARMASFQYWIVE, from the coding sequence ATGGCGTCCGCAACAGAGAAGATTCTGGAAGAAGGGCTGTGCTGTGGGATCTGTCATGAAACTTTCCGACGCCCAAAATCACTACCCTGCGGTCACACTTTCTGCGAGGAGTGCCTTACAGAGTTGGCAACAAGCTTTAGAGACatttgctgccctatgtgccgCCGCGAGGTGCCGTTACCGACAGACGGTGTAGCAGGCCTGCCGACTGACTACCGTCTCGCAGAGATGAGTAAGAAATTCTCTGAGGTAACAGTTGAGCAAGATATCATACAGCGCTGTGAGTACCACCCTTCCGAGCACCTTAGATACTTCTGTAAGACTTCAAAATGCGACGTACCTATCTGTGGACAGTGTATTGGAGACTCGCATAGCGGGCATAGCATTGTTTCATTGAAGCAGGCAGTCGAGAAGCGGATGGAGAAAGTCAATCCATTGctggaggagaagaagagacaaaTAGAAGAGCATGTCGAGTACCTGAAGGAAATTCAACAACTTGAGAACACAATCACCGACGTCAAGTTTCAGAGTGAGAAAAATATTCAGGACTCGTATGCAGAAAGGGCGAAGCTACTTGCCGAAGACAAGGACAGGCTTCTTAGCGACGTTCAGAAAAGTTATCAAGACGCCATGAAGGACATCAGCACCAAGACAACCGCAGTGCAGCAGCAGATAAAAACCCTGGAAGACGTCGTCGAAGACGTCGAGCAGATTAAAGAAAAACACCCGATCAAGTTTCTACGTAATGAGCCAGACGAACTTCGTGAAAAACTGGAAGAAATTAAAGTAGTCCCCCTATTGTCTCCTTTGGAAGTCATGGCCACCATTTTTCACCCGCACAAAATTGAGAAAGAGCAACTTGTAAACGGAGAGTTGGTGTCAGAGGTCTTCACCAGTCGTAGGCAGACCTTCGCCACGCGTCTGTCTAACACTTGCAAATGGGCGGGTCTACTCACTGCTCGGATGGCATCTTTTCAATACTGGATTGTAGAATAG